One Streptomyces fagopyri DNA window includes the following coding sequences:
- a CDS encoding ScbR family autoregulator-binding transcription factor has protein sequence MVRQERAIRTRRAILNAAASVFDERGYEAATIGEVLTRAGVTKGALYFHFPSKQALAEGVLAEQFSGFVLAPRASKLQELVDMGLALAYRMRRNPVVSASARLSLGQEMGVIFGTWTITTWLEATEKVLREAREQGELLPHVDPAESAWVFSAAWTGVQVYSHTLAGREDLERRVSALFEHLLPSIAVPAVLGKLVTDPARAAEVAAEGERLAAEAGELGDLDEVAAPA, from the coding sequence GTGGTGCGGCAGGAGCGTGCGATTCGCACCCGGCGGGCGATTTTGAATGCGGCGGCGTCGGTTTTCGACGAGCGCGGGTATGAGGCCGCCACGATCGGTGAGGTGCTGACCCGGGCGGGTGTGACCAAGGGGGCGCTGTACTTCCATTTCCCCTCGAAGCAGGCGCTGGCCGAGGGGGTGCTGGCGGAGCAGTTCTCGGGTTTCGTGCTGGCGCCGCGGGCGAGCAAGCTGCAGGAGCTGGTGGACATGGGGCTGGCGCTGGCGTACCGGATGCGCCGCAACCCGGTGGTCAGTGCCTCGGCGAGACTTTCGCTGGGTCAGGAGATGGGGGTCATTTTCGGCACCTGGACGATCACGACCTGGCTGGAGGCGACGGAGAAGGTGCTGCGCGAGGCGCGGGAGCAGGGTGAGCTGCTGCCGCATGTGGACCCGGCGGAGAGTGCGTGGGTGTTCTCGGCGGCGTGGACGGGTGTGCAGGTGTACTCCCACACGCTGGCGGGCCGGGAGGATCTGGAGCGGCGGGTGTCCGCGCTGTTCGAGCATCTGCTGCCGAGCATCGCGGTGCCCGCGGTGCTCGGCAAGCTGGTCACCGACCCGGCCCGGGCCGCCGAGGTCGCCGCCGAGGGCGAGCGGCTGGCCGCCGAGGCCGGCGAGCTGGGGGACCTGGACGAGGTCGCCGCTCCCGCCTGA